From a single Bacteroidales bacterium genomic region:
- a CDS encoding M28 family peptidase, with the protein MMRLIFALSFLLFRFIYYSQDVTYAQWVVKKLCSDPMRGRGYTNAEIDSAAYFIAGEFKRFDIRPLHKDYFQNVTYEVNFFPKAKLILNKQDTLIPAHEFNVSALSSNQKGTFKTWVYNPKDTIFKLPRRARNRFVIIPAYQLNDEKKKKLRTSWGNLLQHCEGILVMDTNYFIAHIVQYEPSFAHPLLQLSPTIVKKWINNEKKLKYVTIDLVSSRINYTAKNIMGYVQGREFADSLILIVAHYDHLGKLDTAAYPGANDNASGVAMMLDIARTIKENMFRPRYSMGFVAFAGEEAGLKGSIKFVQDPPIPLSQIKFVINLDMVGTGSQGIGVVNGTTFSNYAKILTELNEKYQYVPNIQLRGESFNSDHAPFAKKGIPSFFIYTMGGEHPFYHQVQDKPPLPFTKYEQVFKLLIDFIYSL; encoded by the coding sequence ATGATGAGATTGATATTTGCTCTTTCTTTTTTGCTTTTTAGATTCATTTATTATTCACAGGATGTGACATACGCACAATGGGTAGTCAAAAAGCTTTGTTCTGACCCTATGCGTGGTCGCGGCTATACAAATGCAGAAATAGACAGTGCAGCTTATTTTATAGCTGGAGAATTCAAACGTTTTGACATACGTCCGTTGCACAAAGATTATTTTCAAAATGTAACTTACGAAGTTAACTTTTTTCCTAAGGCAAAACTTATTCTCAATAAACAAGACACCCTTATTCCAGCTCATGAATTTAATGTTTCAGCCCTTAGCTCAAATCAGAAAGGTACATTTAAAACATGGGTCTACAATCCCAAAGATACTATTTTCAAGCTACCACGAAGAGCTCGAAATCGTTTTGTCATTATACCAGCTTACCAATTAAACGACGAGAAAAAAAAGAAATTAAGAACTTCGTGGGGAAATCTTCTTCAACATTGCGAAGGCATTCTTGTCATGGACACTAATTATTTCATTGCTCATATTGTCCAGTATGAACCAAGTTTTGCTCACCCTCTCCTCCAGCTTTCCCCTACCATTGTAAAAAAATGGATAAACAATGAAAAAAAATTAAAATATGTTACCATTGATTTAGTCTCATCCAGGATAAATTACACAGCCAAAAACATTATGGGTTACGTTCAAGGCCGAGAGTTTGCCGATTCTTTAATCCTAATAGTTGCCCATTATGATCATCTTGGTAAACTTGACACAGCAGCCTATCCGGGAGCTAACGATAATGCAAGCGGTGTTGCCATGATGCTTGATATAGCAAGAACCATCAAAGAAAACATGTTTAGACCCAGATATTCTATGGGTTTTGTAGCCTTTGCTGGAGAAGAAGCCGGCCTAAAAGGAAGTATTAAATTTGTCCAGGATCCCCCAATACCACTTAGTCAAATTAAATTTGTCATCAACCTCGATATGGTTGGCACAGGTAGTCAGGGAATTGGCGTAGTAAACGGCACAACATTTTCAAACTATGCTAAAATCCTCACAGAATTGAACGAAAAATATCAATATGTTCCTAATATTCAGTTACGTGGTGAATCTTTTAACAGCGACCATGCTCCTTTTGCGAAAAAGGGGATACCCTCTTTTTTCATCTATACCATGGGAGGTGAACACCCTTTTTATCATCAAGTTCAAGACAAACCACCTTTGCCTTTCACTAAATACGAACAAGTTTTTAAGTTATTGATTGATTTTATTTATTCCCTTTAA
- the nqrE gene encoding NADH:ubiquinone reductase (Na(+)-transporting) subunit E, translating into MEHLANIFVRSIFIDNMIFAYFLGMCSYLAVSKTVKTSAGLGIAVIFVLVITVPLNFLLNKFFLLPGALSWINPGLKEIDLSFLSFIMFIATIAAMVQLVEMVIEKFFPGLYNALGIFLPLIAVNCAILGASLFMQERELKTLGEAISFGLGSGIGWFLAIVALAAIREKMQYSNVPAPLRGLGIAFITTGLMGIAFMSFFGIKI; encoded by the coding sequence ATGGAACATCTCGCCAACATATTTGTGAGAAGCATTTTTATTGACAACATGATTTTTGCCTATTTTTTAGGCATGTGCTCATACTTGGCTGTTTCTAAAACTGTAAAAACCAGTGCAGGACTTGGAATTGCAGTGATATTTGTTTTAGTCATTACTGTACCACTTAATTTTCTTCTAAATAAATTTTTTCTTCTTCCTGGTGCTTTATCATGGATTAATCCTGGACTAAAAGAGATAGATTTAAGTTTTCTAAGTTTTATCATGTTTATTGCTACCATTGCTGCCATGGTACAACTAGTAGAAATGGTGATTGAAAAATTTTTCCCTGGTCTTTACAATGCGCTTGGAATCTTTCTACCACTTATTGCTGTAAATTGTGCTATTTTGGGGGCATCATTGTTTATGCAAGAAAGAGAACTCAAAACGTTAGGCGAAGCCATTTCTTTTGGCTTGGGATCTGGTATCGGCTGGTTTCTAGCGATTGTTGCTTTAGCTGCAATTCGCGAAAAAATGCAATACTCTAATGTTCCAGCACCTCTCAGAGGACTCGGTATTGCCTTCATAACAACCGGATTGATGGGAATTGCTTTCATGAGTTTTTTTGGAATAAAAATCTAA
- the rpsI gene encoding 30S ribosomal protein S9, translating into MSEEIVTTGRRKTAVARVRLKEAKPGEGKIIVNGKDYKEYFPVLIYQHEIEKPLKLTDSIDKFYIRATLDGGGVKGQAEALRLGIARALVSFNEEWHEVLKKEELLKRDPRMVERKKPGRPKARKENQFSKR; encoded by the coding sequence ATGTCAGAAGAAATCGTAACCACAGGAAGAAGAAAAACAGCAGTAGCACGAGTTCGCTTGAAAGAAGCCAAACCTGGGGAGGGTAAAATTATCGTCAACGGCAAAGACTACAAGGAATATTTTCCGGTACTGATCTATCAGCATGAAATCGAAAAACCTTTAAAGCTTACTGATTCGATTGATAAGTTTTACATTCGGGCTACTTTAGATGGTGGTGGTGTTAAAGGACAAGCAGAAGCACTACGTCTTGGTATTGCTCGCGCACTTGTTAGTTTCAATGAAGAATGGCACGAAGTATTGAAAAAAGAAGAACTTCTCAAACGCGATCCACGTATGGTAGAACGCAAAAAGCCCGGAAGACCCAAGGCTAGAAAGGAAAATCAGTTCTCCAAGCGATAA
- the tsf gene encoding translation elongation factor Ts, translating to MNISAQDVYKLRERTGAGVMDCKNALIEAEGDFEKAIEILRKKGQKIAAKRADRSANEGYVVAGTTSDRQFGAILMLNCETDFVSRNEEFIKAALTILSISIEKKPKNIEEVLSLSYKDSTISDLINDLLGKIGEKIELSQYACIEAPFVGFYNHHNNRVGVIVGFNKTTNDIEEISENVAMQIASMRPIAVDIPDVPENIKNKELEIAREATRNEGKPENMIENIALGKLNKFLKENTLLNQEYIMDSSLTVGKYLSQKDPELKVTGFVRLALGE from the coding sequence ATGAACATTTCAGCTCAAGACGTTTACAAATTAAGGGAAAGAACCGGTGCAGGGGTCATGGATTGCAAGAATGCCCTCATCGAAGCCGAAGGAGATTTCGAGAAAGCTATCGAAATTCTTCGAAAAAAAGGACAAAAAATAGCTGCCAAACGTGCAGATAGAAGTGCAAATGAAGGTTACGTCGTTGCCGGAACAACAAGTGATCGGCAATTCGGAGCAATCCTCATGCTTAATTGCGAAACTGATTTCGTATCTCGTAATGAAGAATTTATAAAAGCTGCTCTAACCATTCTATCAATTTCCATTGAAAAAAAGCCAAAAAACATTGAAGAAGTTCTCTCCCTTTCTTATAAAGACAGTACAATCAGTGATTTAATTAATGATTTGCTTGGTAAAATTGGAGAAAAGATTGAATTGTCTCAATATGCTTGCATCGAAGCTCCTTTTGTTGGCTTCTACAATCATCACAATAATCGCGTTGGCGTTATTGTTGGTTTTAACAAAACCACTAATGATATTGAAGAAATCAGTGAAAACGTAGCTATGCAAATAGCTTCCATGCGACCTATTGCGGTTGATATACCTGATGTACCAGAAAATATCAAAAACAAAGAACTTGAGATAGCCCGTGAAGCTACGAGAAATGAAGGAAAGCCTGAAAACATGATAGAAAATATAGCTCTCGGCAAACTCAACAAATTTCTGAAGGAAAACACTTTACTTAACCAGGAATACATTATGGATAGTTCTTTGACCGTAGGGAAATATCTTTCTCAGAAAGATCCTGAATTAAAAGTAACTGGATTTGTCCGTTTAGCCCTGGGCGAATAA
- the rsmI gene encoding 16S rRNA (cytidine(1402)-2'-O)-methyltransferase, with the protein MILFIPFKMAKLSVVPVPIGNLKDITLRAIETLQNANLVVCEDTRQTSKLLKLLHLSPPPMISYHKENEHRRLDHLISIIKEKEHVALVSDAGTPGISDPGYLIIKACIEEKINVEVLPGPVAFIPVLVGSGLPIQRFYFEGFLPHKKGRKQRLLFLSQLKNTTIVFYESPHRLLKLLEEIAHIFCGSTPICVGREVTKKYEEFFRGSVMDALNYFKAKQIRGEITVVLYNE; encoded by the coding sequence TTGATTTTATTTATTCCCTTTAAGATGGCCAAGCTGAGTGTTGTACCTGTACCTATTGGTAATCTCAAGGATATCACTCTGAGAGCTATAGAAACTTTGCAAAATGCAAACCTTGTTGTTTGCGAAGATACACGACAAACAAGCAAACTTCTTAAACTTTTGCATCTTTCTCCTCCACCTATGATTTCCTATCATAAAGAAAATGAACATCGCCGCTTAGATCATCTCATTTCTATTATTAAAGAGAAAGAACATGTAGCTTTAGTGTCTGATGCTGGAACTCCTGGAATTAGTGATCCGGGATATCTCATCATCAAAGCCTGTATAGAAGAAAAAATTAATGTCGAAGTACTTCCTGGGCCGGTGGCCTTTATACCTGTTTTAGTAGGCAGTGGATTGCCCATCCAAAGATTTTACTTTGAGGGCTTTTTACCTCATAAAAAGGGGAGAAAACAAAGATTGTTATTCTTATCTCAATTGAAAAATACTACTATTGTATTTTACGAATCCCCGCATCGACTATTAAAATTATTGGAAGAAATTGCTCATATTTTCTGTGGCTCCACCCCCATTTGTGTAGGTAGAGAAGTCACCAAAAAGTATGAAGAATTTTTCAGAGGATCTGTTATGGATGCACTCAATTACTTTAAAGCTAAACAAATTCGTGGTGAAATTACCGTTGTGCTATATAATGAGTAA
- a CDS encoding TatD family hydrolase — translation MKFVDIHTHLKTDTEDDLVRIISYYQTPSVEPSDFFSIGIHPWYLNEHLDEKWFIHPLCVAIGECGLDKVRSSFSIEDQQKVFHQHLVYAQYHKKPVILHVVRAYVELMNSIKQFPHLIYIWHGFGGNYELFKQFEKFNMFVSFGFRGAKNLGWKQIPIDRVLMETDDSSKKIQDVYLTYAKITGYSLDFVIEKVYHNAERALGRLV, via the coding sequence ATGAAATTTGTAGATATTCATACGCATTTAAAAACAGATACTGAAGACGATCTAGTTAGGATAATAAGCTATTATCAAACACCATCGGTGGAACCTTCTGATTTTTTTAGCATCGGCATTCATCCGTGGTATTTAAATGAACACTTAGATGAAAAATGGTTTATTCATCCTTTGTGTGTAGCCATTGGTGAATGCGGACTAGATAAGGTTCGTTCATCTTTTTCTATAGAAGATCAGCAGAAAGTTTTTCATCAACATCTTGTTTATGCTCAATATCACAAAAAGCCTGTCATATTACATGTTGTTAGAGCCTATGTAGAGCTTATGAACAGCATCAAACAATTTCCCCATTTGATATACATCTGGCATGGATTCGGTGGAAACTATGAACTTTTTAAACAATTCGAAAAATTTAACATGTTTGTATCTTTTGGTTTTAGAGGAGCTAAGAACTTAGGCTGGAAGCAAATTCCCATCGATAGGGTATTGATGGAAACAGACGATTCTTCGAAAAAGATCCAGGATGTATATCTTACTTATGCTAAAATTACAGGTTATTCTCTGGATTTTGTTATTGAAAAAGTTTATCATAATGCAGAAAGAGCTTTGGGAAGATTGGTGTGA
- a CDS encoding glycosyltransferase family 2 protein: MLSIVVPLYNEVEVLISFHDVLYEVLNKIKEPFELIYVDDGSTDGTAQLLEELHQQCDKVNVIFLTANFGHEAAMVAGLNAARGEYIFCMDGDLQHPPSMIPHMFQKIKEGYELVLMRKSSLKTYPLLRLLATRVYYCLLKVVLPHGFDPYISDFFVIKKRIRDIIVRQYVERTRLLRGILQSLGFKKAVLDYEPGWRKAGKSKYSFTSLGLLSLEMLSMFSEKPLRIGILLGFLMALFATIVGIYSLVMYFIDKPVSGYTTIVVLLSLVSAFQFILLGIIGNYVGFVFREIKKRPLYLIERTLFHES; the protein is encoded by the coding sequence ATGTTAAGTATAGTAGTTCCATTATACAATGAAGTCGAGGTTCTTATTAGTTTTCATGATGTTTTGTACGAGGTGTTGAATAAAATTAAAGAGCCTTTCGAATTGATTTATGTTGACGATGGAAGTACTGATGGCACAGCTCAATTATTAGAAGAACTACATCAGCAATGCGATAAGGTTAACGTGATATTTTTAACTGCAAATTTCGGACATGAAGCAGCTATGGTAGCTGGTTTGAATGCTGCTCGTGGCGAATATATTTTTTGCATGGATGGAGACTTGCAGCATCCTCCTTCGATGATACCTCATATGTTTCAGAAAATTAAAGAAGGCTATGAGTTAGTTTTGATGAGGAAATCATCTTTAAAAACTTATCCTTTATTAAGGCTTTTGGCTACACGAGTATATTATTGCTTGTTGAAAGTTGTTTTGCCACATGGATTTGATCCATATATTTCCGATTTTTTTGTTATAAAAAAAAGAATCAGAGATATAATTGTTCGCCAATATGTTGAGAGGACCAGACTTTTACGTGGCATACTGCAATCGTTAGGTTTTAAAAAAGCCGTACTCGATTATGAACCAGGTTGGCGAAAAGCTGGTAAAAGTAAATATTCATTTACAAGTTTGGGCTTACTATCTTTAGAAATGCTCTCCATGTTTTCTGAGAAACCTCTTAGAATTGGCATTTTGTTGGGGTTTCTTATGGCGTTGTTTGCTACTATTGTTGGAATTTATTCCCTTGTGATGTATTTTATTGATAAACCTGTCTCAGGATATACTACTATAGTTGTTCTGCTAAGCCTTGTGTCGGCATTTCAGTTCATTTTATTGGGTATCATTGGAAATTACGTAGGTTTTGTATTTAGGGAAATAAAAAAACGCCCTCTTTACTTGATTGAGAGGACGCTTTTTCACGAATCATGA
- the rplM gene encoding 50S ribosomal protein L13, which yields MDTLKYKTKFVNKHTVQKRWLVVDAENQPLGRLASMVAFLLRGKHKPSYSPHVDCGDNVIVINAEKVKITGSKLLQKELVYYTGYPGGQRFNKINHLLKTKPTFVVEHAVRGMLPKNRLGRRIFKNLHVYIGPEHKHQAQQPIVINLNEIK from the coding sequence ATGGATACGCTCAAGTATAAAACAAAATTTGTCAATAAGCACACTGTCCAGAAAAGATGGCTAGTAGTGGACGCTGAAAATCAACCACTGGGTCGTTTGGCTTCAATGGTTGCCTTCTTATTACGAGGTAAACATAAACCATCATATTCTCCTCATGTAGATTGTGGAGATAATGTTATTGTCATCAACGCAGAAAAAGTCAAAATAACGGGGTCAAAACTTCTACAAAAGGAACTTGTTTACTATACAGGTTACCCTGGGGGACAAAGATTTAATAAAATTAACCATTTATTAAAAACAAAACCTACTTTCGTAGTGGAACATGCTGTCAGGGGAATGCTCCCAAAAAACAGATTGGGAAGAAGAATATTCAAGAACCTCCATGTTTACATTGGCCCGGAACATAAACATCAAGCCCAACAGCCCATCGTAATCAATCTTAATGAAATTAAATAA
- a CDS encoding tRNA threonylcarbamoyladenosine dehydratase: protein MQKELWEDWCERTFLLLGRESVEKLHDVHVLVAGLGGVGGMVVESLCRAGIGHFTLVDADVIHSSNINRQIIATTKNIGVLKVKAWQQRILEINPSCKVQTYTWFLKDEKIPQILDQHYDFVVDCIDTLAPKTFLLYHTCQRKYKVISSLGSGGRIDPMSVRIGDISETSNDRLGYYLRKRLHKLGIYRGIPVVYSKEPIRNQSILSKDITQTPQSIVGTISYMPMVFGLFMSSYIIRSLLDL, encoded by the coding sequence ATGCAGAAAGAGCTTTGGGAAGATTGGTGTGAACGTACGTTTTTATTGTTGGGTAGGGAAAGTGTGGAAAAATTGCATGACGTTCACGTGCTAGTGGCAGGTTTGGGTGGGGTAGGTGGAATGGTAGTGGAATCACTTTGTCGAGCGGGTATTGGGCATTTTACTTTGGTAGATGCCGATGTTATTCACTCGTCCAATATAAATAGACAAATCATTGCTACCACCAAAAACATAGGTGTACTGAAGGTCAAAGCTTGGCAACAAAGAATTCTAGAAATCAACCCCTCATGCAAAGTCCAGACATACACGTGGTTTTTAAAAGACGAAAAAATACCTCAAATTCTTGATCAACATTATGATTTTGTGGTTGACTGCATCGATACACTTGCGCCTAAAACTTTTTTATTGTATCATACATGTCAGCGAAAATACAAAGTCATATCAAGTTTAGGAAGCGGAGGTAGAATAGATCCCATGTCTGTTCGAATAGGTGATATTTCCGAAACTTCTAACGACCGACTTGGTTATTATCTTCGGAAAAGATTGCATAAGCTAGGGATTTATAGAGGCATACCAGTTGTTTATTCGAAAGAACCTATTCGAAATCAGAGTATATTATCTAAGGACATCACACAAACTCCACAATCCATAGTGGGAACCATTTCCTACATGCCCATGGTTTTTGGTCTTTTCATGAGCAGCTACATCATTCGAAGTCTTTTAGATTTATAG
- the rpsB gene encoding 30S ribosomal protein S2: MSKVTLEQLIEAGCHFGHLRRKWNPKMAPYIFMEQNGVHIIDLRKTLAKIEESGEILKALARAGKKILFVGTKKQAKDIIAEAAKSVRMPYVVERWPGGLLTNFVTIRKTIKRMQAIDKMLNDPAFFNISKRERLQITRERAKLERDFGSIADMTRLPSAVFIVDILKEHIAVKEARILGLTTFAIVDTNSDPTIVDYPIPANDDAGKSIEIILKAVTEYIKEGLQEQALTSEADKEEHDSMMDESTPLQIDRMDEEEGTATSRKRKRITAKPGKGNIRKINIEPAE, from the coding sequence ATGAGTAAAGTTACTTTAGAACAATTAATAGAAGCAGGTTGTCATTTTGGTCATTTAAGGCGCAAGTGGAATCCCAAAATGGCTCCTTATATTTTTATGGAGCAAAATGGTGTTCACATCATTGACTTGAGAAAAACACTTGCTAAAATTGAGGAAAGTGGCGAAATTTTAAAAGCTCTCGCTCGTGCTGGGAAAAAAATACTTTTTGTTGGCACCAAAAAACAAGCCAAAGATATCATTGCAGAAGCTGCTAAGTCTGTGAGAATGCCATATGTTGTCGAAAGATGGCCTGGTGGATTGCTAACTAACTTTGTAACCATCAGAAAAACCATCAAAAGAATGCAAGCTATTGACAAAATGTTAAATGATCCTGCCTTTTTTAACATTTCTAAACGAGAACGACTTCAAATAACCAGAGAAAGAGCAAAATTAGAACGTGATTTTGGCTCTATTGCCGACATGACAAGGTTACCTTCTGCCGTTTTCATCGTAGATATTTTAAAAGAACATATTGCTGTTAAAGAAGCTCGAATTTTAGGACTAACTACTTTCGCAATTGTAGACACCAATTCTGATCCCACGATTGTCGACTACCCAATTCCCGCAAACGATGATGCAGGAAAATCCATCGAAATTATATTAAAAGCAGTTACTGAATATATTAAAGAAGGTCTACAAGAGCAAGCACTTACTTCCGAAGCAGACAAAGAAGAGCATGATAGCATGATGGATGAATCAACACCATTACAAATAGATAGAATGGACGAAGAAGAAGGGACCGCAACTTCGCGCAAAAGAAAACGCATAACAGCCAAGCCAGGTAAAGGAAATATACGAAAAATTAACATTGAACCAGCCGAATAA
- a CDS encoding M23 family metallopeptidase, with the protein MKKQWHFDVENLQYYQKQGKNKWFLPLLIVFIASLGFGFIFFIAIISFYETPKQRSLLNQLEIYENTLNRTKEKYHHYVTKLKLLQQYDSMVTKEIFEESIYDTILLASWTSFADSMQNVQSMISFTQNRLSKVENRLYIEYVAKLLAIYIQKHYDKIEKLPLRIPLPEGKYTLVSGYGKRIHPIFKMVRQHNGVDFAARAGTPVLATAGGIVVPPPQNMIGYGNVVCIDHENGFKTIYAQLLESKVKLYQKIKPNEVIGLVGSSGISYGPHLHYEIWYHDKPIDPMDVMMAIPPVHYFQMFTKAKQLNQSLS; encoded by the coding sequence ATGAAAAAACAATGGCATTTTGACGTTGAAAACCTCCAATATTATCAAAAGCAAGGAAAGAACAAATGGTTTCTTCCACTTCTTATTGTTTTCATCGCTAGTTTGGGGTTTGGTTTTATATTTTTTATTGCAATCATTTCATTTTATGAAACTCCCAAACAAAGAAGTCTACTGAATCAGCTGGAAATATATGAAAATACACTTAATAGAACCAAAGAAAAATACCATCATTACGTTACCAAGCTCAAGCTTTTACAACAATACGATTCAATGGTTACAAAAGAAATTTTTGAAGAAAGCATATACGATACCATTTTATTAGCTTCGTGGACCTCATTTGCTGATTCTATGCAAAATGTGCAAAGCATGATTTCATTTACCCAAAACCGATTATCAAAAGTTGAAAACAGGCTATATATTGAATATGTTGCGAAATTGCTTGCAATATACATCCAAAAACATTACGATAAAATAGAAAAATTGCCTCTTCGAATACCTCTTCCCGAGGGAAAATATACACTTGTCAGTGGATATGGAAAACGTATACATCCTATTTTCAAAATGGTTCGCCAACATAACGGGGTAGATTTTGCAGCTAGAGCAGGTACACCTGTACTTGCCACAGCCGGCGGAATTGTTGTTCCACCACCTCAGAACATGATAGGATACGGAAATGTTGTTTGTATTGACCATGAAAATGGCTTCAAAACGATTTATGCTCAGCTCTTAGAAAGCAAAGTAAAGTTATACCAGAAAATTAAGCCCAATGAAGTAATTGGATTGGTTGGTAGTTCTGGAATATCATATGGACCTCATCTTCATTATGAAATATGGTATCATGATAAGCCCATTGATCCCATGGATGTGATGATGGCAATTCCTCCTGTCCATTACTTCCAAATGTTTACAAAAGCCAAACAATTAAATCAAAGTTTATCATGA
- the nqrF gene encoding NADH:ubiquinone reductase (Na(+)-transporting) subunit F has protein sequence MEILLSVFGQTIIASILVFLSVIMLLVTLLLYAKKKLTPQGNVVISINEDRKVEVQPGNSLLSTLSEKNIFLPSACGGGGTCGTCRVQVISGGGEILPTEVGFFNRKQILDHWRLACQVKVRQDLSIQVPEEIFGIKKWECEVVSNRNVATFIKEFVLKLPEGERLNFKSGGYIQIEVPPHITIDYKKDIEVEEEYRDEWDRYGLWDLKVKITEPVVRAYSMANHPAENDIIMLNVRIATPPWDKKTNSFMKVPPGLCSSYIFSRKPGDKVIVSGPYGEFHIKETQHEMMFIGGGAGMAPMRSHIFDLFLTRRTNRKATFWYGGRSKRELFYLEDFQRIEKEFPNFKFYVALSEPKPEDNWDGLTGFIHQVAYDNYLKFHPEPEEIEYYLCGPPAMLQAVLRMLDDLGVPQENIAFDDFGS, from the coding sequence ATGGAAATTCTCTTATCCGTATTCGGACAAACCATTATTGCTAGCATCCTGGTTTTTCTGTCTGTTATCATGCTTCTGGTTACACTATTGCTTTATGCTAAAAAGAAACTTACACCTCAAGGCAATGTTGTCATTTCCATTAATGAAGACCGTAAAGTAGAAGTACAGCCTGGAAATAGCTTATTATCAACTCTAAGTGAAAAAAACATTTTTCTACCTTCTGCATGCGGAGGTGGTGGAACATGCGGTACCTGCCGAGTTCAAGTGATAAGTGGGGGTGGAGAAATTCTACCTACCGAAGTTGGCTTTTTCAATAGAAAACAAATTTTGGATCACTGGCGACTTGCTTGCCAAGTCAAAGTACGACAGGATCTTTCCATCCAAGTTCCAGAGGAAATCTTTGGTATCAAAAAATGGGAATGTGAAGTTGTTTCTAATCGTAATGTCGCTACATTCATCAAGGAATTTGTACTTAAATTGCCAGAAGGTGAACGACTGAATTTCAAAAGTGGAGGATATATTCAAATTGAAGTTCCGCCACACATCACAATTGATTATAAAAAAGATATTGAAGTTGAAGAAGAATATCGAGATGAATGGGATCGGTACGGATTATGGGATCTGAAGGTAAAGATTACAGAACCCGTAGTAAGAGCCTATTCCATGGCAAATCATCCTGCCGAGAACGATATTATCATGCTTAATGTACGTATTGCAACACCTCCATGGGATAAAAAAACCAACTCTTTTATGAAGGTTCCTCCAGGCCTATGCTCAAGCTACATTTTTTCAAGAAAACCAGGAGATAAGGTTATTGTTTCTGGACCATATGGTGAATTTCATATCAAAGAAACTCAACATGAAATGATGTTTATCGGTGGTGGAGCCGGCATGGCACCTATGCGATCCCATATTTTTGATTTGTTTCTTACTCGACGAACAAACCGTAAGGCTACTTTTTGGTATGGTGGACGATCCAAACGTGAATTGTTCTATCTTGAAGATTTTCAGCGTATCGAAAAAGAATTTCCCAATTTTAAATTTTATGTCGCTTTATCCGAACCCAAACCCGAAGACAATTGGGATGGCCTTACTGGTTTTATTCATCAAGTAGCCTATGATAATTACTTGAAGTTTCACCCAGAGCCCGAAGAAATAGAATACTATCTTTGCGGGCCTCCAGCTATGTTACAAGCTGTACTTCGAATGTTGGACGATTTAGGTGTTCCACAGGAAAACATAGCCTTTGATGATTTCGGTAGTTAA
- a CDS encoding thymidine kinase, whose amino-acid sequence MLEKKVINQKKGWIEVICGSMFSGKTEELIRRLKRAKIARQTVAIFKPAIDTRYDETNIVSHDEQSIPSTPVESAGNIMILGDGYDVVGIDEAQFFDDYLIEVCNYLANRGSRVIVAGLDMDYLGKPFGPMPYLLAIAEYVTKLHAICVGCGNTAHYSYRLVSNDKTILLGEKDIYQPLCRDCYVESMKK is encoded by the coding sequence ATGCTAGAGAAAAAGGTTATTAATCAGAAGAAGGGATGGATTGAAGTTATTTGTGGTTCGATGTTTTCAGGGAAAACGGAAGAACTCATACGACGACTCAAGCGAGCCAAAATTGCTCGTCAAACGGTAGCTATTTTTAAACCAGCTATTGATACACGATACGACGAGACAAATATAGTTTCGCATGATGAACAATCCATTCCAAGCACACCAGTGGAAAGTGCTGGTAATATCATGATTCTTGGGGATGGTTATGATGTAGTAGGAATCGATGAAGCTCAATTCTTCGATGATTACCTAATAGAAGTCTGTAATTACCTAGCCAATCGAGGGTCGCGTGTAATAGTGGCAGGTCTTGACATGGATTATCTTGGAAAACCATTTGGACCGATGCCTTATCTCTTAGCGATTGCAGAGTATGTAACTAAATTACATGCCATTTGCGTTGGTTGCGGAAACACAGCCCATTATTCTTATCGTTTAGTTTCCAACGACAAAACTATTTTGCTTGGTGAAAAAGATATATATCAACCTCTTTGCAGAGATTGTTATGTTGAGTCGATGAAAAAATGA